Proteins co-encoded in one Candidatus Peregrinibacteria bacterium genomic window:
- the ssb gene encoding single-stranded DNA-binding protein → MSDVNRVQLIGYLTEDVDVRELSSGMAVTDLNIQVKSRFTKDDGSEGISTSFHTVTVWGQPAKFVGEYSRRGSQIYISGRLKTDSWEDDQGKQRWKTKVIADSFGGIVLLDPRVPLSPIGEASLVSGGLNRAEIIGNVTKDLELRKTPGDRSVVNFGVATNRNWKDRDSGEKKEEVEFHNVVLWGRLAEDAEKIMKKGSRVYISGPVSTRSWETPEGEKRYTTEIVAHEALSLGHPAEDLASPRGEKTEASKDLPAKTAKGKLTNKKEATEAAEVPEINYESEIKPEDLPF, encoded by the coding sequence ATGTCTGACGTAAACCGCGTGCAACTTATCGGCTATCTCACTGAAGATGTTGACGTTCGTGAACTTTCGAGCGGCATGGCTGTTACCGATCTCAATATTCAAGTAAAATCGAGATTCACAAAAGATGATGGTTCTGAAGGAATATCGACCTCATTCCATACGGTGACCGTGTGGGGACAGCCGGCAAAATTTGTTGGAGAATATTCCAGAAGAGGATCCCAAATTTACATTTCTGGAAGACTCAAAACTGATTCATGGGAAGATGATCAGGGAAAACAGAGGTGGAAAACTAAAGTCATTGCTGACTCATTTGGTGGAATAGTTCTCCTTGACCCACGCGTCCCGCTTTCTCCCATTGGAGAAGCTTCTCTTGTTTCTGGAGGACTTAATCGAGCAGAAATTATTGGAAATGTCACAAAAGACTTAGAACTTCGAAAAACTCCGGGAGATCGAAGTGTCGTAAATTTTGGTGTTGCGACGAATCGAAATTGGAAAGATCGCGATTCTGGAGAAAAGAAAGAGGAAGTTGAATTTCACAATGTAGTTCTTTGGGGCAGGCTCGCCGAAGATGCGGAAAAAATTATGAAAAAGGGAAGTCGTGTGTACATTTCGGGACCAGTTTCTACAAGATCGTGGGAAACCCCTGAGGGAGAGAAGAGATATACTACCGAAATTGTGGCACATGAAGCGCTTTCTCTCGGTCATCCAGCAGAAGATCTCGCATCTCCTCGAGGTGAAAAAACAGAAGCGAGCAAGGATCTTCCGGCAAAGACGGCGAAAGGAAAACTGACGAACAAAAAAGAAGCCACTGAGGCAGCAGAGGTTCCGGAAATTAACTACGAGAGTGAAATCAAGCCTGAAGATTTGCCATTTTAA